The following coding sequences lie in one Burkholderia cepacia genomic window:
- a CDS encoding COG4705 family protein: MQSLPVNRTSHWLNKVPDVALSFWIIKIMSTTVGETGADFLAVNAGLGQNVTRIAMASLLAIALWLQLRTRRYVPWIYWLTVVLVSIVGTQITDLLTDGLNVSLYASTAAFAVALAAIFFVWHRVEGTLSIETIVTPRRELFYWAAILCTFALGTAAGDLATEALGLGFTLGALCFGALIAAVFAMWRLGANAVLAFWIAYILTRPFGASLGDLLTQARTYGGLGFGAAWTSLLFLTVIVLLVAVAQFGSGAHTRAGAAE; the protein is encoded by the coding sequence ATGCAATCCCTGCCCGTCAACCGCACGTCGCACTGGCTGAACAAGGTGCCCGACGTTGCGCTGTCGTTCTGGATCATCAAGATCATGTCGACCACGGTCGGCGAAACCGGCGCCGACTTTCTCGCGGTCAACGCGGGCCTCGGCCAGAACGTCACGCGCATCGCGATGGCGTCGCTGCTCGCGATCGCGCTGTGGCTGCAGTTGCGCACACGCCGCTACGTGCCGTGGATCTACTGGCTCACGGTGGTGCTCGTCAGCATCGTCGGCACGCAGATCACCGACCTGCTCACCGACGGCCTGAACGTCAGCCTCTATGCGAGCACCGCCGCGTTTGCCGTCGCGCTCGCCGCGATCTTCTTCGTCTGGCATCGCGTCGAAGGCACGCTGTCGATCGAAACGATTGTCACGCCGCGGCGCGAGTTGTTCTACTGGGCCGCGATCCTCTGCACGTTCGCGCTCGGCACCGCCGCCGGCGATCTCGCGACCGAGGCGCTCGGGCTCGGCTTCACGCTCGGCGCGCTGTGCTTCGGTGCATTGATCGCGGCCGTGTTCGCGATGTGGCGGCTCGGCGCGAACGCGGTGCTGGCGTTCTGGATCGCCTACATCCTGACGCGCCCGTTTGGCGCGTCGCTCGGCGATCTGCTCACGCAGGCCCGCACGTATGGCGGGCTCGGTTTCGGCGCCGCGTGGACGAGCCTGCTGTTCCTGACCGTGATCGTGCTGCTCGTCGCCGTCGCGCAATTCGGCAGCGGCGCGCACACGCGTGCCGGCGCCGCCGAATGA
- a CDS encoding MotA/TolQ/ExbB proton channel family protein, translated as MTKRSLAALAASMLMSVAVVDGFVAPQLAHAQASGAANTSAQAAAPSAAPAPVPAAAEPAPPPAPATTEAVENPYGLGALWKNGDFVARFVLILLVIMSMGSWYIMITKFLEQLRANRRAKLADAQLWTAPSLAEGARLLDEASPFRFIAETAIEAGEHHEDALLEAVDRNTWIDVSVERSITNVSNRMQDGLAFLATVGSTAPFVGLFGTVWGIYHALTAIGIAGQASIDKVAGPVGEALIMTAIGLAVAVPAVLGYNFLVRRNKSVMERVRNFGAQLHTVLLAGNRRPVRAASPAASLAN; from the coding sequence ATGACGAAGCGTTCACTGGCCGCGCTGGCGGCAAGCATGTTGATGTCCGTCGCCGTGGTCGACGGGTTCGTTGCGCCGCAGCTCGCCCATGCGCAAGCCAGCGGGGCGGCCAATACATCGGCGCAGGCCGCGGCGCCGTCGGCCGCGCCGGCTCCGGTGCCGGCCGCCGCCGAGCCTGCGCCGCCGCCCGCGCCGGCCACGACGGAAGCGGTCGAGAATCCGTACGGGCTCGGCGCGCTATGGAAGAACGGCGACTTCGTCGCACGTTTCGTGCTGATCCTGCTGGTGATCATGTCGATGGGAAGCTGGTACATCATGATCACGAAGTTCCTGGAGCAGTTGCGTGCGAACCGGCGCGCGAAACTGGCCGACGCGCAGCTCTGGACCGCACCGTCCCTGGCCGAGGGCGCCAGGCTGCTCGACGAGGCGTCGCCGTTCCGCTTTATCGCCGAAACCGCGATCGAAGCCGGCGAGCATCACGAAGACGCGCTGCTCGAAGCGGTGGACCGCAACACGTGGATCGACGTGTCGGTCGAGCGCTCGATCACGAACGTGTCGAACCGGATGCAGGACGGGCTTGCGTTCCTGGCCACGGTGGGGTCGACCGCCCCGTTCGTCGGGCTGTTCGGCACGGTCTGGGGGATCTATCACGCGCTGACCGCGATCGGCATCGCGGGCCAGGCGTCGATCGACAAGGTCGCGGGCCCGGTGGGCGAGGCGCTCATCATGACCGCGATCGGCCTTGCCGTCGCGGTGCCGGCGGTGCTCGGCTACAACTTCCTGGTCCGGCGCAACAAGTCGGTGATGGAGCGGGTTCGCAACTTCGGCGCACAGCTGCACACCGTGCTGCTGGCCGGCAACCGGCGCCCGGTGCGCGCGGCGTCGCCGGCGGCTTCGCTCGCGAACTGA
- a CDS encoding response regulator transcription factor: protein MRILLVEDDPMIGEAVHAALKDASYATDWVTDGGHALTAFAAQPYDLVLLDLGLPGRDGLDVLAGIRAKDTGTPLLIVTARDGLDDRLRGLDGGADDYIVKPFDMAELLARIRVAIRRRAGSAAPLLGNGIVSLDPATREATVDGQAPVALSNREFSLLRALLVRPGAILSRRELEDRLYGWGEEVESNAVEFLIHSLRRKLGSTVIKNVRGAGWMVSRNA, encoded by the coding sequence ATGCGAATACTGCTCGTCGAAGACGACCCGATGATCGGCGAGGCCGTCCATGCCGCGCTGAAGGACGCGTCGTACGCCACCGACTGGGTCACCGACGGCGGGCACGCGCTGACCGCGTTCGCCGCGCAGCCCTACGACCTGGTCCTGCTCGACCTCGGCCTGCCCGGCCGCGACGGGCTCGACGTGCTGGCCGGTATCCGCGCGAAGGACACCGGCACGCCGCTGCTGATCGTCACCGCGCGCGACGGGCTCGACGATCGACTGCGCGGCCTCGACGGCGGTGCCGACGACTACATCGTGAAACCGTTCGACATGGCCGAGCTGCTCGCACGGATTCGCGTCGCGATCCGGCGCCGGGCCGGTTCGGCCGCGCCGCTGCTGGGCAACGGGATCGTGTCGCTCGACCCGGCGACGCGCGAGGCAACCGTCGACGGACAAGCGCCGGTCGCGCTGTCGAACCGCGAATTCTCGCTGCTGCGAGCGCTGCTGGTGCGCCCCGGCGCGATCCTGTCGCGGCGTGAGCTCGAGGATCGCCTGTACGGCTGGGGAGAAGAAGTCGAAAGCAACGCGGTCGAATTCCTGATCCATTCGCTGCGCCGCAAGCTCGGCAGTACCGTGATCAAGAACGTCAGGGGGGCGGGATGGATGGTTTCAAGAAACGCCTGA
- the corA gene encoding magnesium/cobalt transporter CorA — protein sequence MLINCAAYQDGRKLADIDIDAISDYVSKPECFVWVALKDPTPEEIDLMGEEFGLHELALEDARKGHQRPKIEEYGDSLFAVLHTVELDEDGEFKVGELNVFVGPNYVLSIRNHSEQDFREVRKRCEREPHLLQEGSAFVFYALMDQVVDRYFPILETLGAELEELEDRIFAKATPASSRAIIEDLYSLKRRLVLLYQHTAPLMEPLAKLTGGRVPQVCSGMAAYFRDVYDHLQRIVKTIEGRREMVVTAIQVNLGMISLAESEVTKRLGSFAALFAIPTMIAGIYGMNFANMPELHLKYGFYGCIAVMVVADFALWWRFKRAGWL from the coding sequence ATGCTGATCAACTGCGCTGCATACCAGGATGGCCGCAAGCTGGCCGACATCGATATCGACGCCATCAGCGACTACGTGTCGAAGCCCGAGTGCTTCGTGTGGGTCGCGCTGAAGGATCCGACGCCCGAGGAAATCGACCTGATGGGCGAGGAGTTCGGACTGCACGAGCTCGCACTCGAGGATGCCCGAAAAGGGCATCAGCGGCCGAAGATCGAGGAGTATGGCGATTCGTTGTTCGCCGTGCTGCATACGGTCGAGCTCGACGAGGATGGCGAATTCAAGGTCGGCGAACTGAATGTATTCGTCGGCCCGAACTACGTGCTGTCGATCCGCAACCATAGCGAGCAGGATTTCCGCGAAGTGCGCAAGCGCTGCGAGCGCGAGCCGCATCTGCTGCAGGAGGGGTCGGCATTCGTGTTCTATGCGCTGATGGACCAGGTCGTCGACCGCTATTTCCCGATCCTCGAAACGCTTGGCGCCGAACTCGAGGAACTCGAGGACCGCATCTTCGCGAAGGCGACACCGGCGTCGTCGCGCGCGATCATCGAGGATCTCTATTCGCTGAAACGCCGGCTCGTGTTGCTGTACCAGCACACGGCGCCGCTGATGGAGCCGCTCGCGAAGCTGACCGGCGGGCGCGTTCCGCAAGTGTGCAGCGGGATGGCCGCGTATTTTCGCGACGTGTACGACCATCTGCAGCGGATCGTGAAGACGATCGAAGGACGCCGCGAGATGGTCGTCACGGCGATCCAGGTCAACCTCGGGATGATTTCGCTCGCCGAGAGCGAAGTGACGAAGCGGCTCGGCTCGTTCGCCGCGCTGTTCGCGATACCGACGATGATCGCCGGCATCTACGGGATGAACTTCGCGAACATGCCCGAGCTGCACCTGAAATACGGCTTCTACGGCTGCATCGCGGTGATGGTCGTCGCCGACTTCGCGCTGTGGTGGCGTTTCAAGCGGGCAGGTTGGCTGTAG
- a CDS encoding PGDYG domain-containing protein, with translation MLELKHLDLRTDPQARRVVKDETVAVAFADADGELMSLEGPNRYVAGDALITGSTGDRWVVSRARFDAKYLPADPALAHGAPGAYRNRPAVVLARRMDEPFAIARSENGDTLRGVAGDWVMQYAPGDYGVVQAQRFAQVYRDA, from the coding sequence ATGCTCGAACTCAAGCACCTCGACCTGCGTACCGATCCGCAGGCCCGTCGCGTCGTCAAGGACGAAACCGTCGCCGTGGCTTTCGCGGATGCCGACGGCGAACTGATGAGCCTCGAAGGCCCGAACCGCTATGTGGCGGGCGACGCGCTGATCACCGGCTCGACCGGCGATCGCTGGGTCGTGTCGCGCGCACGCTTCGACGCCAAATACCTGCCCGCCGATCCGGCGCTCGCGCACGGCGCGCCGGGCGCCTACCGGAACCGGCCGGCCGTCGTGCTCGCCCGCCGGATGGACGAGCCGTTTGCGATCGCCCGCTCGGAAAACGGCGACACGCTGCGCGGCGTCGCCGGCGACTGGGTCATGCAATACGCGCCCGGCGACTATGGCGTCGTCCAGGCGCAGCGCTTCGCGCAGGTCTACCGCGACGCATGA
- a CDS encoding aminoacyl-tRNA deacylase → MPVSATLQDCLRQKSSRYEVVYHPYSHTSMETAAAAHIPGDRLAKTVLLEDDEGYVAAVLPTTHAVRLSDLWVKTGRHLVLAREVELRELFKDCDMGALPPVCMAYGMKTFLEERLAQQPEVYFEAGDHEALIHMMQDEFLMLMETAERAHFSHKMQGMMLS, encoded by the coding sequence ATGCCTGTATCAGCCACCCTGCAGGATTGCCTGCGCCAGAAGTCATCCCGGTACGAAGTCGTGTACCACCCCTATAGCCATACGAGCATGGAGACGGCCGCCGCCGCGCATATCCCCGGCGATCGCCTCGCGAAAACCGTGCTCCTCGAGGACGACGAGGGCTACGTCGCCGCCGTATTGCCGACGACGCACGCGGTGCGCCTGTCGGATCTCTGGGTGAAGACGGGACGCCATCTCGTGCTCGCCCGGGAGGTCGAATTGCGCGAGCTGTTCAAGGATTGCGACATGGGCGCGTTGCCGCCGGTCTGCATGGCGTACGGGATGAAGACGTTCCTCGAGGAACGTCTCGCGCAGCAGCCGGAAGTCTATTTCGAGGCCGGCGACCACGAAGCCTTGATCCACATGATGCAGGACGAATTCCTGATGCTGATGGAGACGGCCGAGCGCGCGCATTTTTCGCACAAGATGCAGGGGATGATGCTGTCCTGA
- a CDS encoding Spy/CpxP family protein refolding chaperone, with amino-acid sequence MKKISLTLATLVVAASAFAQTPAQPQAPAQAAATTAAASAPSAEQRAAHHEARIEQRIKYLHDQLKITSAQEPQWKTFADTMRDNGATMGRLYSERMAKHDVSAIDDMKQYAELSQANADGAKKLADAFAPLYESFPAEQKALADTTFRSWLHHGGEHRGKGKAKGKEGKAAAAPAASAPAQP; translated from the coding sequence ATGAAGAAAATCTCGCTCACCCTCGCTACGCTCGTCGTTGCAGCCAGCGCGTTTGCGCAAACCCCGGCCCAGCCGCAAGCGCCCGCCCAGGCCGCGGCCACGACGGCTGCTGCGTCGGCCCCGAGCGCCGAGCAGCGCGCGGCACACCACGAAGCGCGCATCGAGCAGCGCATCAAGTACCTGCACGACCAGCTGAAGATCACGTCGGCGCAGGAACCGCAATGGAAGACGTTCGCCGATACGATGCGCGACAACGGCGCGACGATGGGCCGCCTCTACAGCGAACGGATGGCCAAGCACGACGTCTCCGCGATCGACGACATGAAGCAGTACGCGGAACTGTCGCAGGCGAACGCCGACGGCGCGAAGAAGCTCGCCGACGCCTTCGCGCCGCTCTACGAGAGCTTCCCGGCCGAGCAGAAGGCGCTGGCCGACACGACGTTCCGCAGCTGGCTGCACCACGGCGGCGAGCACCGCGGCAAGGGCAAGGCGAAGGGCAAGGAAGGCAAGGCGGCAGCCGCGCCGGCCGCCAGCGCACCCGCGCAGCCCTGA
- a CDS encoding ExbD/TolR family protein, whose amino-acid sequence MAMNVGQDDSDEVIANINTTPLVDVMLVLLIIFLITIPVVTHTIQLQLPKETVQPLQTTPKSIEIAVNRDGDFFWGEQLVDAPTLLAKLKGVSQQQPQPSVHVRGDQNTRYEFIGRVVTMCERAGIAKLSFITEPPARGG is encoded by the coding sequence ATGGCCATGAACGTCGGGCAGGACGATAGCGACGAGGTGATCGCCAACATCAACACGACGCCGCTCGTCGACGTGATGCTGGTGTTGCTGATCATCTTCCTGATCACGATTCCGGTCGTGACGCACACGATCCAGCTTCAGCTGCCGAAGGAGACGGTGCAGCCGCTGCAGACGACGCCGAAAAGTATCGAGATCGCGGTGAATCGCGACGGCGATTTCTTCTGGGGCGAGCAGCTGGTGGACGCGCCGACGCTGCTCGCGAAGCTGAAGGGCGTGTCGCAGCAGCAGCCCCAGCCGAGCGTGCACGTGCGGGGCGACCAGAACACGCGCTACGAGTTCATCGGCCGGGTGGTCACGATGTGCGAGCGCGCGGGAATCGCGAAGCTGTCATTCATTACGGAGCCGCCGGCACGCGGCGGTTAG
- a CDS encoding AAA family ATPase, which yields MTHLVFFCGHAGTGKTTLAKRLIGPLMRATGEAFCLLDKDTLYGRYSSAAMGALTEDPNDRDSPLYLKHLRDPEYHGLLDTARENLALGIGAIVVGPLSREVRDRRILDRAWLGIAPDIALTVVWVHTSEDVAHARIVARGNPNDAYKLTHWDEYRQRRFVPTGHECDGIVMFDNTAPSDADVDALLYRIVPPPQPSTIVPPLPA from the coding sequence GTGACGCATCTGGTGTTCTTCTGCGGTCATGCCGGCACCGGCAAGACCACGCTCGCGAAGCGGCTCATCGGGCCGCTGATGCGCGCGACCGGCGAAGCATTCTGCCTGCTCGACAAGGACACGCTGTACGGCCGCTACAGTTCGGCCGCGATGGGCGCGCTCACGGAAGATCCGAACGATCGCGACAGCCCGCTCTACCTGAAGCACCTGCGCGATCCCGAGTACCATGGCCTGCTCGACACGGCTCGTGAAAATCTCGCGCTCGGCATCGGCGCGATCGTCGTCGGCCCGCTGTCGCGCGAAGTACGCGACCGGCGCATCCTCGACCGCGCGTGGCTCGGCATCGCGCCCGACATCGCGCTGACGGTCGTCTGGGTCCACACGTCGGAAGACGTCGCACACGCGCGAATCGTCGCGCGCGGCAACCCGAACGATGCGTACAAGCTCACTCACTGGGACGAATACCGGCAGCGCCGCTTCGTGCCGACCGGCCACGAATGCGACGGCATCGTGATGTTCGACAACACCGCGCCGTCCGACGCGGACGTCGACGCACTGCTGTACCGCATCGTGCCGCCCCCGCAACCCTCGACGATCGTCCCGCCGCTACCGGCCTGA
- a CDS encoding Lrp/AsnC family transcriptional regulator: MRPPRLDQLDDLDRQLVALLQADARASVADLARQLDVARTTVVARIARLERTNVIAGYSVRLGQDVLDASIYAYVGIILTPKFGKDVLRKLDRMPEVQLLCAVSGEYDYVAWLRADSPERLNDLLDQIGTLEGVERTTTSIILSRKIDRGTIGG; this comes from the coding sequence ATGCGTCCACCCCGCCTCGACCAACTCGACGATCTCGACCGGCAACTCGTCGCGCTGCTGCAAGCCGACGCGCGCGCCAGTGTCGCGGATCTCGCGCGCCAGCTCGACGTTGCGCGCACGACGGTCGTCGCACGCATCGCGCGGCTCGAACGCACCAACGTGATCGCCGGGTACAGCGTCCGGCTCGGGCAGGACGTGCTCGACGCGAGCATTTACGCGTATGTCGGCATCATCCTCACGCCGAAGTTCGGCAAGGACGTATTGCGCAAGCTCGACCGGATGCCCGAAGTGCAGTTGCTGTGCGCGGTGAGCGGCGAGTACGACTACGTCGCGTGGCTGCGTGCCGATTCGCCCGAACGGCTCAACGACCTGCTCGACCAGATCGGCACGCTCGAAGGCGTCGAGCGCACGACGACGTCGATCATCCTGTCGCGCAAGATCGATCGCGGGACGATCGGCGGCTGA
- a CDS encoding DUF3022 domain-containing protein, which produces MDDYLIECQSAEFDALARVICDLFPEQTRFAESSDARGRFLFVHWLAMRFGATPKRMTLAIRIVPAALARYLALKPMQRARSHAVLHAYTEAMLGSLEERHAAGEAVERDAELELDEDFA; this is translated from the coding sequence ATGGACGACTATCTGATCGAATGCCAGAGCGCGGAATTCGACGCGCTCGCACGCGTGATCTGCGATCTCTTCCCGGAGCAGACGCGCTTTGCCGAAAGCAGCGATGCACGCGGGCGTTTCCTGTTCGTGCACTGGCTCGCGATGCGTTTCGGCGCGACGCCGAAGCGGATGACGCTCGCGATCCGCATCGTGCCGGCGGCGCTGGCGCGCTACCTGGCGCTCAAGCCGATGCAGCGTGCGCGCAGCCACGCGGTGCTGCATGCGTATACGGAAGCGATGCTCGGGTCGCTCGAGGAGCGGCACGCGGCCGGTGAGGCCGTCGAGCGCGACGCGGAACTCGAACTCGACGAAGACTTTGCGTGA
- a CDS encoding sensor histidine kinase, which translates to MDGFKKRLNESIGFRLSVALSAAILVVATVAAAFAFSSAFDEAHELQDDVLREVATLLDRQRAPAAHAAGTGPARESDELSRVIVQPLGGDPQPHADGSPRLALPPTLADGLHTVDAGGNAYRVMVRTFENGERIAVAQEAGMRDDVARESAWRTALPLLILVPILLLLVADLVRKLFRPVAALSAGIDARDEHDLRPVSAEHVPVEVRPFVVAINRMLARVAQSVDTQRRFVADAAHELRSPLTAMSLQAERLADTDLPDDARARLAALRSGLDRSRHLIGQLLALARAQSAPAAPPGAVSVHAIYRRVLEDLMPLADAKTLDIGIDDGPDARVPVDELELVSLVMNLVDNAIRYTPAGGRVDLSTSCTDTHACVTIVDSGPGIAPQERERVFDPFYRVPGNAQIGSGLGLSIVKILADRMGADITLAFADEPASRGLRVSVRIPLARPSGAAQPRDRTDG; encoded by the coding sequence ATGGATGGTTTCAAGAAACGCCTGAACGAGTCGATCGGGTTCCGCCTGTCGGTCGCGCTGTCGGCCGCGATCCTCGTCGTCGCGACAGTTGCGGCCGCGTTCGCGTTTTCATCGGCATTCGACGAAGCGCACGAGTTGCAGGACGATGTGCTGCGCGAGGTCGCGACGCTGCTCGATCGCCAGCGCGCGCCTGCGGCGCATGCAGCGGGCACCGGGCCCGCACGCGAAAGCGACGAACTGTCGCGCGTGATCGTGCAGCCGCTCGGCGGCGATCCGCAACCACACGCCGACGGCTCGCCCCGGCTCGCGCTGCCGCCAACGCTCGCCGACGGGCTGCATACGGTCGATGCGGGCGGCAATGCCTATCGCGTGATGGTCCGTACGTTCGAGAACGGCGAGCGCATCGCGGTCGCGCAGGAGGCCGGCATGCGTGACGACGTCGCGCGCGAGAGTGCGTGGCGCACCGCGCTGCCGCTGCTGATCCTCGTGCCGATCCTGCTGCTGCTCGTTGCCGATCTCGTGCGCAAGCTGTTCCGCCCGGTCGCCGCGCTGTCCGCCGGGATCGACGCACGCGACGAACACGACCTGCGCCCGGTATCGGCCGAGCACGTGCCGGTCGAGGTGCGGCCATTCGTCGTCGCGATCAACCGGATGCTCGCGCGCGTCGCGCAATCGGTCGATACGCAGCGCCGCTTCGTCGCCGATGCGGCCCACGAGCTGCGCTCGCCGCTCACCGCGATGTCGCTGCAGGCCGAGCGCCTGGCCGACACCGACCTGCCGGACGATGCGCGCGCGCGGCTCGCCGCGCTGCGCAGCGGGCTCGACCGCAGCCGCCACCTGATCGGGCAGCTCCTCGCGCTCGCCCGTGCGCAAAGCGCGCCGGCCGCCCCGCCCGGCGCTGTCTCCGTGCATGCGATCTATCGCCGCGTGCTCGAAGACCTGATGCCGCTCGCCGATGCGAAGACGCTCGACATCGGCATCGACGACGGTCCGGACGCCCGCGTGCCCGTCGACGAACTCGAACTCGTGTCGCTGGTCATGAACCTGGTCGACAACGCGATCCGCTACACGCCGGCCGGCGGTCGCGTGGACCTGTCGACGTCATGCACGGACACGCACGCGTGCGTGACGATCGTCGACAGCGGGCCGGGCATCGCGCCGCAGGAACGCGAGCGCGTGTTCGATCCGTTCTACCGCGTGCCCGGCAACGCGCAAATCGGTTCGGGGCTCGGCCTGTCGATCGTGAAGATCCTCGCGGACCGGATGGGTGCCGACATCACGCTCGCATTTGCGGACGAACCGGCTTCGCGCGGGTTGCGCGTGTCGGTGCGGATTCCGCTCGCGCGGCCGTCAGGCGCGGCGCAGCCCCGCGACCGGACCGACGGCTGA
- the cydX gene encoding cytochrome bd-I oxidase subunit CydX, with amino-acid sequence MWYFSWILGIGVALGFGIINAMWLEAEVFSRGDKPNDASSPRPGGKAS; translated from the coding sequence ATGTGGTATTTCTCGTGGATACTCGGCATCGGCGTGGCGCTCGGCTTCGGCATCATCAACGCGATGTGGCTGGAAGCGGAAGTGTTCTCGCGCGGCGACAAGCCCAACGACGCGTCGAGCCCGCGGCCGGGAGGCAAGGCTTCGTGA
- a CDS encoding saccharopine dehydrogenase family protein — MKIAIVGAGLIGHTIAHMLRETGDYEVVAFDRDADALAKLSREGIATQRVDSADANAIREAVKGFDALVNALPYYLAVNVAAAAKAAGVHYFDLTEDVRATHAIRELAEGSDRAFMPQCGLAPGFIGLAAHELVNGFSEVRDVKMRVGALPEYPTNALKYNLTWSVDGLINEYCQPCEAIRDGRKQWVQPLEGLEHFSLDGTEYEAFNTSGGLGTLCETLSGKVETLDYKSVRYPGHRDLVQFLLEDLRLSTDRDTLKSIMRRAVPSTKQDVVLVFITVTGVKDGQLVQDVFTRKIFAKDVCGMHMSAIQITTAGAMCAVLDLFREKKLPQSGFIPQEKVSLKAFLSNRFGKLYEGGTMERAHAVA; from the coding sequence ATGAAAATCGCCATCGTCGGCGCAGGTCTGATCGGCCACACCATTGCTCACATGCTGCGTGAAACGGGCGACTACGAAGTCGTCGCGTTCGACCGCGATGCGGATGCGCTCGCGAAGCTGTCGCGCGAAGGCATCGCGACGCAACGGGTCGATTCGGCCGACGCGAACGCGATTCGTGAAGCAGTGAAGGGCTTCGATGCGCTCGTCAACGCGCTGCCGTACTACCTCGCGGTCAACGTCGCCGCTGCCGCGAAGGCTGCCGGCGTCCATTACTTCGACCTGACCGAAGACGTGCGCGCGACCCACGCGATCCGCGAACTGGCCGAAGGCTCCGACCGTGCGTTCATGCCGCAGTGCGGCCTCGCACCGGGCTTCATCGGTCTCGCCGCGCATGAGCTGGTGAACGGCTTCAGCGAAGTGCGCGACGTGAAGATGCGCGTCGGCGCGTTGCCCGAGTATCCGACCAACGCGTTGAAGTACAACCTGACGTGGAGCGTCGACGGCCTGATCAACGAATACTGCCAGCCGTGCGAAGCGATCCGCGACGGCCGCAAGCAGTGGGTGCAGCCGCTCGAAGGCCTCGAGCACTTCTCGCTCGACGGTACCGAATACGAAGCGTTCAACACGTCGGGCGGCCTCGGCACGCTGTGCGAGACGCTGTCGGGCAAGGTCGAGACGCTCGACTACAAGTCGGTGCGCTACCCGGGCCACCGCGATCTCGTGCAGTTCCTGCTCGAAGACCTGCGCCTGTCGACCGACCGCGACACGCTGAAGTCGATCATGCGCCGTGCGGTGCCGTCGACGAAGCAGGACGTCGTGCTCGTGTTCATCACGGTGACGGGCGTGAAGGACGGCCAGCTCGTGCAGGACGTGTTCACGCGCAAGATCTTCGCGAAGGACGTGTGCGGGATGCACATGAGCGCGATCCAGATCACGACGGCCGGCGCGATGTGCGCGGTGCTGGATCTGTTCCGCGAGAAGAAGCTGCCGCAGAGCGGTTTCATCCCGCAGGAAAAGGTGTCGCTGAAGGCGTTCCTGTCGAACCGCTTCGGCAAGCTGTACGAAGGCGGCACGATGGAGCGCGCGCACGCGGTTGCCTGA
- a CDS encoding YciI-like protein → MHYQLIYELVDDYLSRREPFRAQHLALAQAATERGELVLAGALAEPADQAVLVFEGDSPEAAESFARADPYVQNGLVKSWRVRPWRVVIGKHAPR, encoded by the coding sequence ATGCATTACCAGTTGATCTACGAACTCGTCGACGATTACCTGTCGCGGCGCGAACCGTTCCGTGCGCAGCATCTCGCGCTCGCGCAGGCCGCGACCGAGCGCGGCGAACTCGTGCTCGCCGGCGCGCTGGCGGAACCGGCCGACCAGGCCGTGCTCGTATTTGAAGGCGATTCGCCGGAGGCGGCCGAATCGTTCGCGCGCGCCGATCCGTACGTACAGAACGGGCTCGTGAAATCGTGGCGCGTGCGGCCGTGGCGCGTCGTGATCGGCAAGCACGCGCCGCGCTAG
- a CDS encoding energy transducer TonB has product MKVEEHLATSNSGLATLGRPREFGKKQQNPVRRFGGIGIVLVLHAVLIYALLNGLATKVVQVIQHPIETRIIEPVKPPPPPPMPVVKLPPPKFAPPPPPFVPPPEVQVQAPPQATITHQSAPVPSAPAVQAPVVAPPAPAKPVSHDVGVVCPNSDTLRASIQYPKEAQENNITGDVTIEFVVDAEGNITNERVAQSADPILDRAAFNTVKRFKCVAQGQSVRVQVPFSFNLN; this is encoded by the coding sequence ATGAAAGTCGAAGAACATCTGGCTACATCGAACAGCGGACTGGCCACGCTGGGGCGTCCGAGAGAGTTCGGCAAGAAGCAGCAGAACCCGGTGCGCCGGTTCGGCGGCATCGGGATCGTCCTGGTGCTGCATGCAGTGCTGATCTACGCGCTGCTCAACGGCCTCGCGACGAAAGTCGTGCAGGTGATCCAGCATCCGATCGAAACCCGCATCATCGAGCCGGTCAAGCCGCCGCCGCCACCGCCGATGCCCGTGGTCAAACTCCCGCCGCCGAAATTCGCGCCGCCGCCGCCGCCGTTCGTGCCGCCGCCGGAAGTGCAGGTGCAGGCGCCGCCCCAGGCGACGATCACGCACCAGTCGGCCCCGGTGCCGTCCGCGCCGGCCGTGCAGGCGCCGGTGGTGGCGCCTCCGGCGCCGGCCAAGCCGGTTAGCCATGACGTCGGGGTCGTCTGCCCGAATTCGGACACGCTGCGCGCGTCGATCCAGTATCCGAAGGAAGCACAGGAAAACAACATCACGGGTGACGTGACGATCGAGTTTGTCGTGGATGCGGAAGGGAACATCACGAACGAGCGCGTCGCGCAGTCCGCGGATCCGATCCTCGATCGCGCCGCGTTCAACACCGTGAAACGGTTCAAATGCGTCGCACAGGGCCAGTCGGTGCGGGTCCAGGTGCCGTTCTCGTTCAATCTGAATTGA